Proteins encoded in a region of the Pseudothermotoga elfii DSM 9442 = NBRC 107921 genome:
- a CDS encoding cyclophilin-like fold protein, translating to MKLKFVFGQIECVAELDEDRAPLTIEAIKKELPIRGIVNRWGDEIYFETPVKLAVGENSKDVVEEGDVAFWIPGRAICLFFGKTPVSDDKIRPASAVNVFGKIKDGLDLLKQVKSGTKVTVHIE from the coding sequence GTGAAGCTGAAATTTGTTTTTGGTCAGATCGAGTGCGTGGCGGAGCTTGATGAAGACAGAGCTCCTCTGACAATCGAGGCTATCAAAAAGGAGTTGCCAATCAGAGGAATAGTTAACAGATGGGGAGATGAGATTTATTTTGAGACTCCCGTAAAACTCGCAGTGGGCGAAAATAGCAAAGATGTTGTAGAAGAGGGAGATGTTGCGTTCTGGATTCCCGGAAGAGCAATATGCCTGTTTTTTGGTAAGACACCGGTAAGCGATGACAAAATAAGACCAGCAAGCGCTGTGAATGTATTTGGAAAAATCAAAGATGGGCTCGATCTTCTAAAACAGGTAAAAAGTGGCACAAAGGTAACTGTTCATATAGAATAA